Proteins found in one Subtercola endophyticus genomic segment:
- a CDS encoding VOC family protein: protein MSLRWYSVVVDCRDVAAQARWWAETLGWRIAFESGDEAAVVSPVALDADRVVPIEERQQGLVFVQVPEGKTVKNRLHIDLAPRADDDQAAEVERLIARGASRVNVGQDESSVGWVVLADPEGNEFCVLSPRDNP, encoded by the coding sequence ATGTCACTTCGTTGGTACAGCGTGGTCGTCGATTGCCGAGACGTAGCCGCCCAGGCGCGGTGGTGGGCCGAGACGCTCGGCTGGCGCATCGCGTTCGAGTCGGGCGACGAGGCTGCCGTCGTGTCACCGGTTGCGCTCGACGCCGACCGGGTCGTTCCCATCGAGGAGCGGCAGCAAGGACTCGTCTTCGTGCAGGTGCCCGAGGGAAAGACGGTGAAGAACCGCCTGCACATCGACCTGGCTCCGCGTGCCGACGACGATCAGGCCGCCGAGGTCGAGCGCCTTATCGCCCGCGGAGCATCGCGGGTGAACGTGGGCCAAGACGAGTCGAGCGTTGGGTGGGTCGTGCTGGCCGATCCCGAGGGCAACGAGTTCTGTGTGCTCAGCCCCCGCGACAACCCGTGA
- a CDS encoding DUF7882 family protein, which yields MGKLIYGTPGVEIEFDDRVLAHLRVVIVTKLRRGESFTMQYAYGPEAGAGHASLWMHPSIPLQFKFYGSKEPALNRAWIEALMLGASTTVGLQLLPEPDM from the coding sequence ATGGGCAAACTCATCTATGGAACACCCGGCGTCGAGATCGAGTTCGACGACCGCGTGCTCGCCCACTTGCGGGTCGTCATCGTCACGAAGCTGCGCCGCGGCGAATCGTTCACGATGCAGTACGCCTACGGCCCCGAGGCCGGTGCGGGGCACGCGAGCCTCTGGATGCACCCGTCGATTCCGCTGCAGTTCAAGTTCTACGGCAGCAAGGAGCCGGCGCTGAACCGCGCCTGGATCGAGGCGCTCATGCTCGGCGCCAGCACGACCGTCGGTCTGCAGCTCTTGCCCGAACCCGATATGTAG
- a CDS encoding TetR/AcrR family transcriptional regulator, translated as MEITAPLGLRDKKRAETRAKLERAAVELVLREGLAHATVDAISEAADVSSRTFFNYFDSKEDAVLGIHDLELTEEAVTEHLRKNDGAGLVESIVKLLFWVIGPSITTTDLHALRMQVVKAHPELLSRHVTQMTRMADQLTAAIQTLLASDPEFAADPVQTRSASADMLLTICSGGVRVAVKEWVTEGSTVSSDPATTDQLEQRAIELVREVTKKIQ; from the coding sequence ATGGAAATCACCGCCCCCCTCGGACTACGCGACAAGAAGCGCGCCGAGACCCGGGCCAAGCTCGAACGAGCAGCAGTCGAACTGGTGCTGCGCGAGGGCCTGGCCCACGCCACGGTCGACGCCATCAGTGAGGCCGCCGACGTGTCGAGCCGCACCTTCTTCAACTATTTCGATAGCAAAGAAGACGCCGTACTCGGCATCCACGACCTGGAGCTGACCGAAGAAGCGGTCACCGAGCACCTGCGTAAGAACGACGGTGCCGGTCTCGTCGAGTCGATCGTCAAGCTGTTGTTCTGGGTGATCGGCCCCTCCATTACGACCACCGACCTGCACGCGCTTCGCATGCAGGTCGTTAAGGCCCACCCCGAGCTGCTGAGCAGGCATGTCACGCAAATGACACGCATGGCCGATCAGCTCACCGCGGCCATCCAGACCCTGCTCGCGAGCGATCCCGAATTCGCCGCAGACCCCGTACAGACCCGTTCGGCCTCGGCCGACATGCTGCTCACTATCTGCAGCGGTGGCGTTCGCGTCGCCGTCAAAGAGTGGGTCACCGAGGGCAGCACGGTCAGTTCAGACCCGGCCACGACAGACCAGTTGGAACAGCGAGCCATCGAGCTCGTCAGAGAGGTAACGAAAAAAATCCAATGA
- the coaD gene encoding pantetheine-phosphate adenylyltransferase produces MHTIAVVPGSFDPVTLGHIDVIERAASIFDEVHVVVVHNPDKSALLPIAQRVSLIQRAIADGNVEGEILVTSWSMGLLVDYCVEVGAKVLVKGIRSQVDVAYETPMAIVNRNLAGVETIFLLPDPAHAHVSSSLVRQVAGLGGDVAPYVPVAVAEFLASPN; encoded by the coding sequence ATGCACACCATCGCCGTTGTACCCGGTTCGTTCGATCCCGTGACACTTGGGCACATTGACGTGATCGAGCGCGCCGCCTCGATCTTCGACGAGGTGCACGTCGTCGTTGTGCACAACCCCGACAAATCGGCGCTGCTGCCCATCGCTCAGCGGGTCTCCCTCATTCAGCGCGCCATCGCCGACGGCAACGTCGAGGGTGAAATTCTGGTCACGTCGTGGAGCATGGGTCTGCTGGTCGACTACTGCGTCGAAGTCGGCGCGAAAGTGCTGGTCAAGGGCATCCGTTCGCAGGTCGACGTGGCCTACGAAACGCCGATGGCCATCGTCAACCGCAACCTGGCCGGCGTCGAGACGATCTTCTTGCTGCCCGACCCCGCGCACGCCCACGTGTCCAGCTCGCTCGTGCGCCAAGTCGCCGGGCTCGGCGGAGACGTCGCGCCCTACGTTCCCGTCGCCGTCGCGGAGTTTCTCGCCAGCCCCAACTGA
- the rsmD gene encoding 16S rRNA (guanine(966)-N(2))-methyltransferase RsmD: MTRIIAGFAGSQRLAVPSSGTRPTSDRVREAIFSALESRDLIAGSAVLDLFAGSGALGLEAASRGAAEVTLVEKSSAAARVAKGNAAVILSAAAASKVTKPRIHVVPQAVSAFLGTTPSRFDVVFIDPPYDLGEPELADTLHRLVTHVVPGATVVVERTSRSPQPTLPPTLELDRRKDYGETTLWWFTAR, from the coding sequence ATGACCCGCATCATCGCCGGCTTCGCCGGTTCGCAGCGCCTGGCCGTTCCCTCGAGCGGCACGCGCCCGACGAGCGACCGGGTTCGAGAGGCCATCTTCTCGGCCCTGGAGTCGCGCGATCTGATCGCCGGCAGTGCCGTTCTCGACCTGTTTGCGGGCTCCGGTGCGCTCGGCCTCGAAGCGGCGAGCCGCGGGGCCGCCGAAGTGACGCTCGTGGAGAAGAGCAGTGCGGCGGCCCGCGTGGCCAAAGGCAATGCAGCGGTCATCCTGAGCGCCGCGGCCGCGTCGAAGGTCACAAAGCCGCGGATTCACGTGGTGCCCCAGGCGGTTTCGGCCTTTCTCGGCACGACCCCCTCGCGTTTCGACGTCGTGTTCATCGACCCGCCGTACGACCTCGGTGAGCCAGAGCTGGCCGACACTCTGCATCGCCTCGTGACTCACGTCGTGCCTGGCGCTACCGTCGTCGTCGAGCGCACCTCTCGCTCGCCCCAGCCCACGCTGCCGCCCACGCTCGAGCTCGACCGCCGCAAAGACTACGGCGAGACGACGCTCTGGTGGTTCACCGCTCGCTGA
- a CDS encoding thiamine-phosphate kinase — protein sequence MSPPSDTLESVGEVEALKRIFPRLPAAASALLGPGDDAAVISAPDARFVVTTDMMIHGPDFRLAWSTPHDLGWKAAVTNLADVAAMGARPSALVVAIAAPLDTPVATLEGIADGLRDACAALAPGAGVVGGDLSVSRTLTLAVTAFGDLDGRAPVVRSGARPGDVVAVAGDLGRAGAGIWLLFDRAMSSVATASASASSSPTTTSPTVTRHPDATLGRAVRHHHPALIEAQLAPTSPLHAGVAAAEGGATAMLDVSDGLVLDAGRIATASGCSIDFSHAAIEAEAAALRAVDDVIGAQSRDFVLCGGEDHALLATFAPSVPLPAGFRRIGVVLERAAGHPLVTVGGEAYVKPGGWDPFSDWNGAEG from the coding sequence CTGTCGCCGCCGAGCGACACGCTCGAGAGCGTCGGCGAGGTCGAGGCGCTCAAGCGAATCTTTCCGCGGCTTCCCGCCGCGGCCTCTGCGCTTCTCGGCCCCGGCGACGATGCCGCCGTGATTTCGGCTCCGGATGCCCGCTTCGTGGTCACGACCGACATGATGATTCACGGCCCCGACTTTCGCCTCGCCTGGTCAACGCCTCACGATCTGGGCTGGAAGGCCGCGGTCACGAACCTCGCCGACGTCGCGGCGATGGGCGCAAGGCCGTCGGCCCTCGTCGTCGCTATCGCGGCGCCGCTCGACACCCCGGTCGCGACGCTCGAGGGAATCGCCGACGGACTCCGCGACGCCTGCGCGGCGCTCGCCCCGGGCGCCGGGGTCGTCGGGGGAGACCTCTCGGTTTCGAGAACTCTCACCCTCGCCGTCACGGCCTTCGGCGACCTCGACGGCCGCGCGCCCGTCGTGCGGTCAGGTGCCCGCCCCGGCGACGTGGTCGCCGTGGCCGGAGACCTCGGCCGCGCCGGTGCCGGCATCTGGCTGCTCTTCGACCGAGCCATGTCGTCAGTTGCCACGGCTTCCGCCAGCGCGAGTTCGTCGCCGACGACCACGTCACCCACCGTAACCCGCCACCCCGACGCCACGCTCGGGCGAGCCGTGCGCCACCACCACCCGGCGCTCATCGAGGCTCAGCTCGCCCCCACCTCGCCGCTGCACGCAGGCGTGGCAGCAGCCGAGGGCGGCGCTACCGCCATGCTCGACGTCTCTGACGGATTGGTTCTCGACGCCGGGCGAATTGCGACGGCGAGCGGGTGCTCGATCGACTTCTCTCATGCCGCCATCGAAGCCGAGGCGGCAGCGCTGCGGGCCGTCGACGACGTAATCGGTGCACAATCCCGCGACTTTGTGCTCTGTGGAGGAGAAGACCATGCGCTTCTCGCCACGTTCGCGCCGAGCGTGCCACTGCCGGCGGGGTTCCGCCGGATCGGGGTCGTTCTCGAGCGTGCTGCCGGGCATCCATTGGTCACGGTGGGCGGCGAGGCCTACGTGAAGCCCGGCGGGTGGGATCCCTTCAGCGACTGGAACGGCGCCGAGGGCTGA
- a CDS encoding MDR family MFS transporter has translation MSATTAPAPTASTAAPTSKRNILLVFAGLMVTMLLASLDQTIFSTALPTIVGQLHGVDLMLWVTTAYILASTIVLPVYGKLGDLIGRKGLFIIAISLFMLGSIIGGLAPDMGQLIAGRAIQGLGGGGLMILSQAIIADVVPARERGKYMGIMGGVFALSSVAGPLLGGWFTEGPGWRWGFWMNIPLGILAILSAVMFLHLPKGQQGKPRIDFAGMILLALASTGLLLTTTWGGNTYDWDSPTIIGLIVGTVIAAIAFIMVERRASEPIMPPFLFKQRNFVFTTIAGLIIGIAMFGALAYLPTYMQMVTGANATQAGLLMIPLMAGLLITSIGSGQLVSRTGHYKFLPIVGTIITAGALLLLSTMTAGMPVWIICAYLAIMGIGLGMCMQILILIVQNTFPLRVVGTATASNNYFRQIGASLGTAIVGSLFTAKLTTLLAERMPAGGTGTAGGNNSLTPDLVRALPASVRDIIIGSYNDALTPVFLLMVPLVLAATVLLFFVKEKPLATTLDRGEVLSESLEVDGASRVSLATGAIALEEIRAAGSADPDAELAQLTDDESEAAKASGPRH, from the coding sequence ATGAGTGCCACAACCGCTCCGGCACCGACCGCATCAACGGCCGCGCCGACTTCGAAACGCAACATCCTTTTGGTGTTCGCCGGCCTGATGGTGACGATGCTTCTCGCATCGCTCGACCAGACCATCTTCAGCACCGCACTGCCCACCATCGTCGGCCAGCTGCACGGCGTCGACCTCATGCTGTGGGTGACCACCGCGTACATCCTCGCGTCGACAATCGTGCTGCCCGTCTACGGCAAGCTCGGTGACCTCATCGGCCGCAAGGGCCTGTTCATCATCGCGATCAGCCTCTTCATGCTCGGCTCGATCATCGGTGGGCTCGCCCCCGACATGGGCCAGCTCATCGCAGGCCGGGCTATTCAGGGCCTCGGTGGCGGTGGTTTGATGATTCTCTCGCAGGCCATCATCGCCGACGTCGTGCCCGCTCGTGAGCGCGGCAAGTACATGGGAATCATGGGCGGCGTGTTCGCCCTCTCGAGTGTCGCCGGCCCGCTGCTCGGCGGCTGGTTCACCGAAGGGCCCGGCTGGCGCTGGGGTTTCTGGATGAACATTCCCCTGGGCATCCTCGCGATCCTGTCTGCCGTGATGTTCTTGCACCTGCCGAAGGGTCAGCAGGGCAAGCCCCGCATCGACTTCGCCGGCATGATTCTGCTGGCACTCGCCTCGACCGGCCTCTTGCTCACCACGACCTGGGGTGGCAACACCTACGACTGGGATTCGCCCACGATCATCGGCCTCATCGTCGGTACCGTCATCGCGGCGATCGCCTTCATCATGGTGGAGCGTCGCGCCTCTGAGCCGATCATGCCGCCGTTCCTGTTCAAGCAGCGCAACTTCGTGTTCACCACGATCGCCGGTCTCATCATCGGAATCGCGATGTTCGGTGCGCTCGCCTACCTGCCGACCTACATGCAGATGGTCACGGGTGCCAACGCCACCCAGGCCGGCCTGCTGATGATTCCGCTGATGGCGGGTCTGCTGATCACCTCGATCGGCTCGGGTCAGCTGGTGAGCCGTACGGGTCACTACAAGTTCCTGCCGATCGTCGGCACGATCATCACGGCCGGCGCGCTTCTGCTGCTCTCCACGATGACCGCCGGGATGCCCGTCTGGATCATCTGCGCCTACCTGGCCATCATGGGTATCGGCCTCGGTATGTGTATGCAGATCCTGATCCTGATCGTGCAGAACACGTTCCCGCTGCGTGTGGTGGGTACGGCTACCGCGTCGAACAACTACTTCCGCCAGATCGGTGCCTCACTCGGCACCGCCATCGTCGGCAGCCTGTTCACCGCGAAGCTGACCACCCTGCTGGCCGAGCGGATGCCCGCTGGAGGAACCGGTACTGCCGGTGGAAACAACTCGCTGACGCCCGACCTGGTGCGCGCCCTGCCCGCCTCGGTTCGTGACATCATCATCGGTTCGTACAACGACGCTCTCACCCCTGTGTTCCTGCTGATGGTTCCGCTGGTGCTCGCCGCTACGGTGCTGCTGTTCTTCGTCAAAGAGAAGCCGCTTGCCACCACGCTCGACCGCGGCGAGGTGCTGTCGGAGTCGCTCGAGGTCGACGGTGCATCGCGAGTCTCCCTCGCCACCGGCGCTATCGCGCTGGAGGAGATCCGGGCCGCGGGGTCGGCAGATCCCGATGCAGAATTGGCTCAGCTGACCGACGACGAGTCGGAAGCAGCCAAGGCTTCGGGGCCACGGCACTAG
- a CDS encoding TIGR03557 family F420-dependent LLM class oxidoreductase — translation MSELTVGYAAALEQFHPSEAVALSALAEDHGFSGVMAADHYQPWVPQQGQASFVWNVLTAVGERTKGDFGPGVTAPTFRWHPAMVAQASATLAAMYPGRHWLGIGSGEALNEHIVGQYWPETPERINRMFEALDIINKLFSASLAGRDVKHRGEFFKLESTRLWTMPEKAPEILVATAGPVTAKRAGRQADGLITVGAPLEKIAGLFAKFDEGARDVGKDPSSMPKVLQLHVSWAETDKQALSNAMVEWPNGGMRFPKADIRSPFEFEQLAKSVRAEDFEGRLLISSDPDVHRAYIQRFADLGFDRIYLHNVGRNQSDWIDVFGRDVLPKLRR, via the coding sequence ATGTCTGAACTCACCGTCGGCTACGCTGCCGCGCTCGAGCAGTTTCACCCGAGTGAAGCCGTCGCGCTGAGCGCACTCGCCGAAGATCACGGGTTCAGCGGAGTCATGGCGGCCGACCACTACCAGCCCTGGGTGCCGCAGCAGGGTCAGGCCTCTTTCGTCTGGAACGTGCTGACCGCCGTAGGCGAGCGAACGAAAGGCGATTTCGGCCCGGGCGTCACGGCGCCGACGTTCCGCTGGCACCCAGCGATGGTGGCGCAGGCGAGCGCGACACTCGCCGCAATGTATCCGGGTCGGCACTGGCTCGGCATCGGGTCGGGCGAGGCGCTGAACGAGCACATCGTCGGGCAGTACTGGCCCGAAACGCCCGAACGCATCAACCGGATGTTCGAAGCCCTCGACATCATCAACAAACTGTTCAGCGCCTCTCTCGCCGGCCGAGACGTCAAACATCGCGGCGAGTTCTTCAAGCTCGAATCGACCCGTCTGTGGACCATGCCCGAAAAAGCCCCCGAGATCTTGGTCGCGACGGCCGGGCCGGTCACGGCGAAACGCGCGGGCCGTCAGGCCGACGGGCTCATCACCGTGGGCGCCCCGCTGGAGAAGATCGCGGGCCTGTTCGCCAAGTTCGACGAGGGAGCCCGAGACGTGGGCAAAGATCCCTCGAGCATGCCCAAGGTGCTGCAGCTGCACGTGTCCTGGGCAGAAACCGACAAGCAGGCCCTTTCGAACGCGATGGTCGAGTGGCCGAACGGCGGCATGCGGTTTCCGAAGGCCGACATCCGTTCGCCGTTCGAATTCGAGCAGCTGGCCAAGTCGGTGCGTGCCGAAGACTTCGAAGGGCGTTTGCTCATCTCCTCAGACCCCGACGTGCACCGCGCCTACATCCAGCGCTTCGCCGACCTCGGGTTCGACCGCATCTATCTGCACAATGTGGGCCGCAATCAGTCCGACTGGATCGATGTCTTCGGCCGCGATGTGCTCCCGAAGCTGCGCCGCTGA
- a CDS encoding coenzyme F420-0:L-glutamate ligase: protein MSSAAMCSRSCAADMGAASLEVYAVDGIPEIEAGVSLAGLIGDAVEASGLTLVDGDILVVTSKIVSKAEGRSVRADDREAAITAETVRVVATRAHPGGVTRIVENRQGIVQAAAGVDASNTPAGTVLLLPLDPDASARALAAELRTRFGVRLGILISDTLGRAWREGQTDAAIGSAGVTVVDDLRGGVDTFGTTLEVTQISVADELAAAADLVKGKATGVPVALVRGAGRFVVESLDTPARALNRTGPTDMFRLGTDEALELGRAEGFASGYEAGLAAAGAAAAATAGAAAAGDAGDPAAGVAGSDASAAAAGVAAAAAATGFAGSDAPAAAGSDAPAATGVTGTAAAGPDVAAGSDAAAAVAGTA, encoded by the coding sequence ATGTCTTCGGCCGCGATGTGCTCCCGAAGCTGCGCCGCTGACATGGGCGCGGCATCGTTAGAGGTATATGCCGTCGACGGCATACCCGAAATTGAGGCGGGCGTTTCGCTCGCCGGGCTCATCGGCGACGCCGTCGAAGCGAGCGGGCTCACGCTGGTCGACGGCGACATTCTGGTGGTCACGAGCAAGATCGTCTCGAAGGCCGAAGGCCGTTCGGTGCGAGCGGATGACCGTGAGGCCGCCATCACGGCCGAGACCGTTCGCGTGGTTGCGACTCGGGCGCATCCCGGCGGCGTGACGCGCATCGTCGAGAACCGGCAGGGAATCGTGCAAGCCGCCGCCGGAGTAGACGCGAGCAACACCCCCGCCGGCACCGTGCTGCTGTTGCCGCTCGACCCCGATGCTTCGGCGCGCGCGCTCGCCGCCGAACTGCGCACGCGGTTCGGGGTGAGGCTCGGCATCCTGATCTCCGACACGCTGGGGCGCGCGTGGCGCGAAGGCCAGACCGACGCGGCGATCGGTTCGGCCGGCGTGACGGTTGTCGACGATCTGCGCGGCGGGGTCGACACGTTCGGCACCACACTCGAGGTCACACAGATCTCGGTCGCCGACGAACTCGCTGCCGCAGCCGACCTGGTGAAAGGCAAGGCGACGGGAGTGCCGGTGGCGCTGGTGCGCGGCGCGGGGCGGTTCGTGGTCGAGTCGCTCGACACTCCGGCCCGGGCGCTGAACCGCACGGGGCCGACGGACATGTTCCGGCTCGGCACCGACGAGGCGCTCGAGCTGGGCCGGGCGGAGGGATTCGCCTCGGGGTACGAAGCGGGGCTGGCGGCCGCCGGCGCGGCCGCCGCCGCCACTGCCGGAGCCGCCGCTGCCGGAGACGCTGGAGACCCCGCTGCCGGAGTTGCCGGATCTGACGCATCCGCCGCTGCTGCCGGAGTCGCTGCCGCTGCCGCCGCAACCGGATTTGCCGGATCTGACGCGCCCGCCGCTGCTGGATCTGACGCGCCCGCCGCAACCGGAGTCACGGGGACGGCCGCTGCTGGGCCTGACGTGGCCGCCGGATCTGACGCCGCCGCTGCAGTCGCAGGCACCGCGTGA
- a CDS encoding ATP-dependent DNA helicase RecG codes for MSPSDQSAASSSAARGSTWTKGDDRAVRELTAGERRANLGTGSPLDDKVSGIVGGRTAGVLQKSFGIVTVGDMLEHYPRRYARRGELTALSELPLNETVTIVAEIRKVVERPMKARRGSILEVSISDGRGILSLTFFNQAWRSRELRPGLRGIFAGKVSEYRGALQLAHPDYQLFDELDLLELDGSVDEKAKKWAESPIPIYPASGTMSSWQVQAAMAMVLEAVGTVGDPVPAALRKQRGLVDFGTALQLIHQPKKDSDFMRAREALKFQEAFVLQTALLQQRQAAHAQHANPRVAKPGGYLERFDKALPFTLTADQNLVGSEITADLAKPEPMNRLIQGEVGSGKTLVALRAMLAVADSGGQAALLAPTEVLAAQHLRSIVRVLGPDLSAELMPTLHTGQLPIAVRRKALLRMVSGQAKIVIGTHALLSDNVQFYDLGLVVVDEQHRFGVEQRDALRAKGAVPPHVLVMTATPIPRTVAMTVFGDLDISTITELPAGRQGISSFVVPLAEKPGWAGRIWQRTAEELAKGRQAFFVCPAIESTVAETADTLESDEMDARPAPKRTTGASAAARGAAAARSGPPGAAVAGAEPPEHTMATVVGVLAEARANPALAGARIEPLHGRMSAEEKDQTMQAFAAGEIDVLVATTVIEVGVDVPNASTMVVMDADRFGVSQLHQLRGRVGRGGVPGLCLLVTHAEPESLARERVDAVASTLDGFELAQIDLELRREGDVLGSTQSGGRSSLRLLRVIHDGDLIGEAREAAAEVLELDPTLAGHPELAGALVRRLDESDRAFLAKS; via the coding sequence ATGAGCCCCTCTGACCAATCTGCTGCGAGTTCTTCCGCGGCGCGAGGGTCGACGTGGACGAAGGGTGACGACCGGGCGGTACGCGAACTCACGGCGGGGGAGCGGCGCGCCAACCTCGGAACCGGGTCGCCGCTCGACGACAAGGTGTCGGGTATCGTCGGTGGCCGCACGGCCGGAGTGCTGCAGAAGTCGTTCGGAATCGTGACCGTCGGCGACATGCTCGAGCACTACCCGCGGCGTTATGCGCGCCGGGGCGAGCTCACCGCCCTCAGCGAGTTGCCACTGAATGAGACGGTGACGATCGTCGCCGAGATTCGCAAGGTGGTCGAGCGGCCGATGAAGGCCCGGCGCGGCTCGATTCTCGAGGTCTCGATCTCCGACGGCCGCGGAATCCTGAGCCTGACGTTCTTCAACCAGGCCTGGCGTTCGCGCGAGCTGCGCCCAGGTCTGCGCGGAATTTTCGCCGGGAAGGTCTCCGAGTACCGCGGCGCGCTTCAGCTCGCGCACCCCGACTACCAGCTCTTCGACGAACTCGACCTGCTCGAACTCGACGGCAGCGTCGACGAGAAGGCCAAGAAGTGGGCGGAGTCGCCGATTCCCATCTACCCGGCGAGCGGAACGATGTCGAGCTGGCAGGTGCAGGCGGCCATGGCGATGGTGCTCGAGGCGGTCGGCACGGTCGGTGACCCCGTGCCCGCGGCCCTGCGAAAGCAGCGCGGGCTGGTCGATTTCGGCACGGCGCTGCAGCTCATCCACCAGCCGAAAAAAGACAGCGATTTCATGCGAGCGCGAGAGGCGCTGAAGTTTCAGGAGGCGTTTGTGCTGCAGACGGCCCTGCTGCAGCAGCGCCAGGCGGCGCACGCCCAGCACGCGAATCCGCGCGTTGCCAAACCGGGCGGGTATCTCGAGCGGTTCGACAAGGCGCTCCCCTTCACCCTGACGGCCGACCAGAACCTCGTCGGCAGCGAGATCACGGCAGATCTGGCCAAGCCCGAGCCGATGAACCGGCTCATTCAGGGGGAGGTGGGCTCGGGAAAGACGCTCGTAGCGCTTCGCGCCATGCTCGCGGTCGCCGATTCGGGCGGTCAGGCCGCCCTGCTCGCGCCGACCGAGGTGCTGGCGGCGCAGCACCTCCGCTCGATCGTGCGCGTGCTGGGCCCCGATCTCTCGGCCGAGCTCATGCCGACGCTGCATACGGGTCAGCTGCCCATCGCTGTGCGACGCAAGGCCCTGCTGCGCATGGTATCGGGGCAGGCGAAAATCGTCATCGGCACCCACGCCCTGCTGAGCGACAACGTGCAGTTCTACGACCTCGGACTCGTCGTGGTCGACGAGCAGCACCGATTCGGCGTCGAGCAACGTGATGCGCTGCGGGCCAAGGGCGCGGTGCCGCCGCACGTGCTGGTGATGACGGCCACACCGATTCCGCGAACCGTCGCCATGACGGTGTTCGGCGACCTCGACATCAGCACCATCACCGAGCTGCCCGCCGGCCGGCAGGGCATCTCGAGCTTCGTCGTGCCGCTCGCCGAGAAGCCGGGCTGGGCCGGGCGCATTTGGCAGCGCACCGCCGAAGAGCTGGCGAAAGGGCGGCAGGCGTTCTTCGTCTGCCCCGCCATCGAATCGACCGTCGCTGAGACCGCAGACACCCTCGAATCCGACGAGATGGATGCCCGGCCGGCACCCAAACGAACGACCGGCGCCAGTGCGGCGGCACGGGGCGCGGCAGCAGCCCGCAGCGGGCCTCCTGGTGCTGCTGTTGCGGGTGCGGAGCCACCCGAGCACACCATGGCGACCGTGGTCGGCGTTCTCGCCGAGGCCCGCGCCAACCCGGCACTCGCCGGCGCCCGCATCGAGCCACTGCACGGCCGCATGTCGGCCGAAGAGAAAGACCAGACCATGCAGGCCTTCGCCGCGGGCGAGATCGACGTGCTGGTCGCGACGACGGTCATCGAGGTCGGCGTCGACGTGCCGAACGCCTCCACGATGGTGGTTATGGACGCCGACCGGTTCGGCGTCTCACAACTGCATCAGCTGCGCGGCCGCGTCGGCCGCGGGGGAGTGCCCGGGCTCTGCCTGCTGGTGACCCACGCCGAGCCCGAGTCCCTCGCCCGTGAGCGAGTGGATGCCGTGGCCTCGACCCTCGACGGATTCGAACTCGCCCAGATCGATCTCGAACTGCGGCGCGAGGGCGATGTGCTCGGCAGCACCCAATCGGGTGGCCGGTCATCCCTGCGGTTGCTGCGGGTGATCCACGACGGTGATCTCATCGGCGAGGCGCGCGAGGCGGCGGCCGAGGTGCTCGAGCTCGACCCCACGCTCGCCGGGCATCCGGAGCTCGCCGGCGCGCTCGTGCGCCGACTCGACGAGAGCGACCGCGCGTTTCTCGCCAAGAGCTGA
- a CDS encoding DUF3515 family protein produces MSARKRLLVPAALAAAFVSIVLSGCASTVALDPAASATAPGCAEIMVRLPTSVASQDQRQTNAQATSAWGTPASVLLRCGVQPYGPTTLPCVNVSGVDWIEDDSQKPSYTYTTFGRDPATEVIVDSNAVSASTALIDLQTAISAIPETGRCLDANDLLGTGDGTSTGAPTASPTAPAASVAP; encoded by the coding sequence ATGTCTGCCCGTAAACGTCTTCTGGTTCCCGCCGCCCTGGCGGCCGCTTTTGTGAGCATCGTACTGTCGGGGTGCGCCTCGACCGTAGCGCTCGATCCGGCTGCCAGTGCGACCGCGCCCGGCTGCGCGGAGATCATGGTGCGTCTGCCGACAAGCGTGGCGAGCCAAGACCAGCGGCAGACGAATGCCCAGGCGACCTCCGCCTGGGGCACGCCGGCGTCGGTGCTGCTGCGCTGCGGCGTGCAGCCCTACGGCCCGACAACGCTGCCGTGCGTCAACGTGTCGGGCGTCGACTGGATCGAAGACGACTCGCAGAAGCCGTCGTACACCTACACGACGTTCGGCCGCGACCCCGCCACCGAAGTCATCGTCGACTCGAACGCCGTCTCAGCATCGACCGCCCTCATCGACCTGCAGACCGCGATCTCGGCCATCCCCGAAACCGGTCGTTGCCTCGACGCCAACGACCTGCTCGGCACGGGGGATGGAACCTCGACCGGTGCCCCCACCGCCTCCCCCACGGCCCCCGCGGCTTCGGTCGCCCCCTAG